One stretch of Thermanaerosceptrum fracticalcis DNA includes these proteins:
- the hypB gene encoding hydrogenase nickel incorporation protein HypB, with amino-acid sequence MCKKIHVVSDILQANDVLSLELRKEFSRRGIFVINFMGSPGAGKTSILEKLIRELKDEVKIAVIEGDVYTSKDAERIEQQRVPVVQINTGGGCHLDSNMIKESLANLPLEEIELLVIENVGNLVCPASYDLGEDLKMVALSVTEGDDKPAKYPAMFQRANLVIINKIDLIEQTNFSARQALADINIINPGLETFNVSCRTGEGIPRLAEHLKERVRKKQAFFKGQDPYQQAI; translated from the coding sequence GTGTGTAAAAAAATTCATGTGGTCTCCGATATTTTACAAGCTAATGATGTATTGTCACTGGAATTAAGAAAAGAATTTAGCCGTCGTGGGATCTTTGTCATCAACTTTATGGGTTCGCCCGGGGCTGGCAAGACATCGATCCTGGAGAAATTGATCAGGGAACTGAAGGATGAAGTAAAAATTGCAGTCATCGAGGGAGATGTCTATACCTCCAAAGATGCAGAACGTATTGAACAGCAAAGGGTTCCCGTAGTCCAGATCAATACCGGCGGCGGCTGTCACCTGGACAGCAACATGATTAAAGAGTCTCTCGCTAACCTGCCCCTGGAGGAAATAGAACTGCTGGTGATCGAAAATGTGGGCAATTTAGTATGCCCGGCCAGTTATGACCTGGGGGAAGACCTTAAAATGGTGGCGCTCAGTGTAACCGAGGGTGACGATAAGCCTGCCAAATATCCTGCCATGTTCCAAAGGGCCAATCTCGTCATTATCAATAAGATTGACCTGATAGAGCAGACTAATTTTTCTGCCAGGCAGGCCCTGGCTGATATCAACATCATCAATCCCGGGCTGGAAACTTTTAATGTATCTTGCCGTACGGGAGAGGGTATCCCCAGGTTAGCGGAGCATCTCAAAGAAAGAGTTAGGAAGAAACAGGCTTTTTTCAAGGGGCAGGATCCTTATCAACAGGCTATTTAG
- a CDS encoding hydrogenase maturation nickel metallochaperone HypA translates to MHELSIMQSIFEIVMENAAKHRLKKVEKVHVVVGELSGVEPEALKFAFSFFARDSVAQDAEFSITTVGVSGRCRACGEKLAGITNLRCKCEVKPDYEMLTGKELYVDTITGESELEEEKSV, encoded by the coding sequence ATGCACGAGCTTTCCATCATGCAGAGCATCTTTGAGATCGTTATGGAAAATGCCGCCAAACACCGCCTGAAAAAAGTGGAGAAAGTCCATGTGGTGGTGGGGGAACTTTCCGGAGTAGAACCGGAGGCCTTAAAGTTTGCCTTCTCCTTTTTTGCCCGTGATTCAGTGGCTCAAGACGCCGAGTTTTCTATTACTACGGTAGGTGTGAGTGGCAGGTGCCGTGCTTGTGGAGAAAAATTGGCCGGCATCACTAATTTAAGATGTAAGTGTGAAGTCAAACCCGATTACGAGATGCTTACCGGTAAAGAGCTGTATGTGGATACCATAACCGGAGAAAGTGAACTGGAGGAAGAAAAAAGTGTGTAA
- a CDS encoding HyaD/HybD family hydrogenase maturation endopeptidase, with the protein MKKTAVLGIGNILLQDDGIGIRVVEKLKEKGSLPYVDIVDGGTSTLDMLDLFLDNERVVIVDSLKGGYSPGTIYRLKPEQLGSYYSSEISLHDTQVLDLIRLAAMMGKYPEVIIIGVEPKEIKESLELTPEIERVLPLIMDTVEKEVQQIH; encoded by the coding sequence ATGAAGAAAACCGCGGTTCTAGGCATTGGCAATATCCTTTTGCAGGATGACGGGATTGGGATAAGAGTGGTCGAAAAACTGAAGGAAAAAGGTTCACTGCCTTACGTTGACATAGTGGACGGAGGGACTTCCACCCTGGACATGCTGGATTTGTTTTTAGACAATGAACGTGTAGTGATAGTAGACAGCCTGAAAGGAGGATATTCTCCCGGTACCATCTACCGTCTTAAGCCAGAACAATTAGGCAGTTATTACTCCTCGGAAATTTCTCTCCATGATACCCAGGTTTTAGACCTTATCAGGCTTGCGGCTATGATGGGGAAATATCCGGAAGTCATCATTATTGGCGTTGAACCCAAGGAAATCAAAGAGTCCCTGGAGTTAACTCCGGAGATAGAAAGGGTTCTTCCCCTCATTATGGATACGGTGGAAAAGGAAGTACAGCAGATTCATTAA
- a CDS encoding nickel-dependent hydrogenase large subunit has product MSKKVITIDPVTRVEGHLKIKVELDKDNKVASANVTGNLYRDMENILKNRHPWDAIHITQRICGVCPVSHAIASVKANEQAMGFTPSEQAILRRTVIQSSNYMQDHILHFYHLNLMDYIVGPQMNPWTPGYSVDMRLSSTETERLINNYVEALQVRRQAQEMAAILAGRVPHVMSIAPGGVTMAPDADQISRMKDYLATVTSFINNKYLSDVELLARVYSDYFDIGKGPGNLLSYGVFDQPDGSTLFKQGIIKEGTSGSVDLDKIKEYVGYSYYSSPSGLNPAQGQTIPQYGKKDAYTWLKAPRYEGEVYEVGPLARMKINGDYAGGVSVMDRIKARALETKKIAEALKGWLNELAPGVNAYEKITTPPDAGMGIGLTDAPRGALGHWLTITAKKVTTYQVITPTCWNASPKDDSGIGGAMEQALIGTTVADPDQPVELLRIVHSFDPCTGCAVHVINPEKGVDKEFVIGYPNAVGVNG; this is encoded by the coding sequence ATGTCTAAGAAAGTTATTACCATAGACCCGGTAACCAGGGTAGAAGGCCATTTGAAAATCAAGGTTGAACTGGATAAGGACAACAAAGTAGCTTCAGCCAATGTTACGGGCAACCTTTACCGCGATATGGAGAATATACTAAAGAACAGACATCCCTGGGATGCCATCCACATCACCCAGAGGATTTGCGGGGTCTGTCCTGTCTCCCATGCCATAGCCTCGGTCAAGGCCAATGAGCAGGCCATGGGTTTTACCCCTAGTGAACAGGCTATTCTGCGCCGTACGGTCATTCAGAGCAGTAATTACATGCAGGACCACATCCTCCATTTTTACCACTTGAACCTCATGGACTACATTGTAGGACCCCAGATGAATCCCTGGACGCCCGGCTATAGTGTGGATATGCGGCTGAGCAGCACGGAGACGGAGCGCCTGATTAACAATTACGTGGAGGCCCTGCAAGTCCGGCGCCAGGCCCAGGAAATGGCAGCTATTCTAGCAGGCAGGGTGCCTCATGTCATGAGTATTGCTCCGGGTGGAGTGACCATGGCCCCTGATGCCGACCAGATCAGCAGGATGAAGGATTATCTGGCCACGGTCACCAGCTTCATCAATAATAAATACCTGTCTGATGTGGAACTGCTGGCCCGGGTTTACAGCGATTATTTCGATATTGGTAAAGGTCCGGGGAATCTTTTGAGTTATGGGGTTTTTGATCAGCCTGATGGCAGTACCCTCTTTAAACAGGGAATCATCAAAGAGGGAACCTCCGGTAGTGTAGATCTGGATAAAATTAAGGAATATGTGGGGTATTCCTATTACTCCAGTCCCAGCGGCTTAAATCCTGCCCAGGGTCAGACCATACCTCAATACGGTAAGAAAGACGCCTATACCTGGTTAAAGGCGCCACGCTACGAAGGAGAAGTATATGAAGTGGGACCCCTGGCTCGCATGAAAATCAACGGCGATTATGCCGGGGGCGTATCTGTGATGGACCGGATTAAAGCGAGAGCCCTGGAAACGAAAAAGATAGCTGAAGCCCTGAAAGGCTGGTTGAATGAGCTGGCCCCGGGGGTAAACGCCTACGAGAAAATCACTACGCCACCGGATGCAGGGATGGGTATCGGCCTGACTGACGCTCCCCGGGGCGCCCTGGGACACTGGCTCACAATCACCGCTAAAAAAGTTACCACTTATCAAGTAATTACTCCTACCTGCTGGAATGCCTCACCCAAAGATGACAGCGGCATTGGGGGTGCCATGGAACAGGCCTTGATTGGCACTACGGTAGCCGATCCCGACCAGCCTGTAGAACTCCTGCGCATCGTCCACTCCTTTGACCCCTGTACCGGCTGCGCAGTCCATGTCATTAATCCCGAGAAAGGTGTAGACAAGGAATTTGTCATTGGTTATCCCAATGCTGTGGGGGTCAATGGATGA
- a CDS encoding hydrogenase small subunit: protein MQINRRDFLKWITASAAALGLTSLDLVKVEQALAASTSPPVIWLQGAMCTGCSISLLNAANPTIDDVLLNKVSVKYHPNLAAAAGDLAVTSIIDTSDKYAGEFILCIEGGIPTGVNGKYCVIADKGGKDWTMLDAVNELGSKAKYVIAVGTCAAFGGVVKPSTYTGIKTVAQVLKGKTKNTIINLPSCPVHPNVMVGTIVTLLTKGMPRLDRYGRPVEYYTTYVHNNCPRRHTTMVDQYGKFGCYKGIGCKGPSTVFTCPLLKWNNGVNWCIDKANMQCISCASPTFPAGPFYYGGMGDMGSHSMSSGGMGSGEMGSGGTTSGGTGSGGMSSGGM, encoded by the coding sequence ATGCAAATTAATCGACGGGATTTTCTGAAATGGATTACCGCTTCTGCAGCGGCATTAGGATTGACTTCTTTAGATCTGGTAAAAGTAGAGCAGGCCTTAGCTGCTAGTACAAGCCCCCCGGTGATTTGGCTGCAGGGTGCCATGTGTACCGGGTGTTCTATATCATTGTTGAATGCGGCCAACCCCACTATTGATGATGTGCTGCTTAATAAAGTCAGTGTGAAGTATCATCCCAACCTTGCCGCGGCCGCCGGCGACCTGGCGGTTACCTCTATCATTGACACCTCGGATAAATATGCGGGTGAGTTTATTCTCTGTATTGAAGGGGGTATCCCTACTGGTGTTAACGGAAAATACTGTGTTATTGCCGATAAAGGGGGTAAAGATTGGACGATGCTGGATGCCGTAAACGAACTGGGATCCAAAGCCAAATATGTGATTGCGGTCGGGACCTGTGCAGCTTTCGGCGGCGTAGTCAAACCTTCAACTTATACAGGCATCAAGACAGTGGCTCAAGTTTTAAAAGGCAAAACGAAAAATACCATAATCAATTTACCATCCTGTCCGGTCCATCCTAATGTGATGGTGGGCACCATTGTAACTTTATTGACCAAGGGCATGCCCAGGTTGGACCGGTATGGCCGGCCTGTGGAATATTACACAACTTATGTTCATAATAATTGCCCCCGCCGACATACCACCATGGTAGACCAATACGGCAAATTTGGCTGTTATAAAGGAATTGGCTGCAAAGGGCCAAGTACCGTGTTTACCTGTCCACTCCTCAAATGGAATAACGGTGTCAACTGGTGTATCGATAAAGCGAATATGCAGTGTATAAGCTGTGCTTCACCCACTTTCCCCGCTGGTCCCTTTTATTATGGAGGTATGGGAGACATGGGTTCCCACTCCATGAGTTCCGGGGGCATGGGTTCCGGTGAAATGGGCTCTGGTGGTACGACTTCCGGCGGAACGGGATCTGGTGGAATGAGCTCCGGTGGAATGTAA
- a CDS encoding anti-sigma factor domain-containing protein, with the protein MKSSKAMIMSVEGRCTVAYTEDGHFMKIPKKSSHQVGQVLNIENVEYNRPAASGMWRIAAVAAAVLLLVFMGTVYPVQQAQAYLSMELNTGGVEFWTDQNNKVIKVKYADSINDLTNIQLKGKDVYEAVSALTSEVKRMGMLEDKDGILLVNLAELKNQGKNPLEESKIKEAIMKALNEEQYSGMMMVVSKHDREFIERANELRLTASQYYVYEQGKAKGYELTTEKIKHGQMRNVLNEVGTSPEELFGMHRTVTKNSLQGQEDSSANKGSRMQSGSGWRTPTSNHMSMPDNNQSPTPNTFEGSPMTPKQPMNMR; encoded by the coding sequence ATGAAATCTAGCAAGGCAATGATCATGTCTGTAGAAGGCCGCTGTACAGTGGCCTATACTGAGGATGGGCACTTTATGAAAATACCAAAAAAAAGTTCCCATCAGGTAGGACAAGTATTAAATATTGAAAATGTAGAGTATAATCGACCGGCAGCTAGCGGAATGTGGCGGATAGCTGCTGTCGCTGCGGCAGTCCTGCTTCTTGTATTTATGGGTACGGTATACCCTGTACAACAGGCCCAGGCTTACTTAAGTATGGAACTAAATACGGGTGGTGTAGAATTCTGGACTGATCAAAACAATAAGGTGATTAAAGTCAAATATGCCGATTCCATTAACGATTTAACAAATATCCAACTGAAGGGTAAAGATGTGTATGAAGCCGTTTCTGCATTGACCTCTGAGGTTAAAAGAATGGGAATGCTGGAAGACAAAGATGGTATATTGTTGGTAAATTTAGCTGAACTGAAAAATCAGGGAAAGAATCCCTTAGAAGAATCTAAAATTAAAGAGGCCATTATGAAGGCTCTTAATGAGGAGCAGTATAGCGGTATGATGATGGTTGTAAGCAAGCATGACAGAGAGTTTATAGAGAGGGCTAATGAATTGCGACTCACTGCCAGTCAGTATTATGTTTATGAACAGGGTAAGGCTAAAGGTTATGAATTAACAACAGAAAAAATAAAACACGGGCAAATGCGCAATGTGTTAAATGAGGTGGGAACATCACCGGAAGAACTGTTTGGTATGCATAGAACGGTCACTAAGAATAGTCTCCAGGGACAGGAGGATAGCTCAGCAAATAAGGGTTCCCGTATGCAGTCTGGATCTGGCTGGCGGACCCCCACTTCTAATCACATGAGTATGCCTGATAATAATCAATCACCAACACCAAATACTTTTGAAGGTTCGCCCATGACCCCCAAACAACCGATGAACATGAGGTAA
- the sigI gene encoding RNA polymerase sigma-I factor, with protein sequence MFLLGLKQHIQRAQRGDEYAREQLIRNHRNFVAQICSMTCKRYLNWENDEELSIGLLALNEAIDGFDTNGKVKFTTYAQMVIKRRLIDYFRGQAKFQREVLTTPLEETNELERAAEAQAFLSYQESNSQESLVHLIDYYRSRLAVYGIDLNELPEYSPKHRDTRESLLQAALALVNDRDMLDFWKKNGQLPLKDLCESTGLSRKVLEKGRKYVIALAVIFTDSRLTPLKQFTNIP encoded by the coding sequence TTGTTCTTACTAGGTCTAAAACAGCATATTCAGCGAGCCCAAAGAGGTGATGAGTACGCCCGGGAACAGCTAATCCGCAATCATCGCAACTTTGTGGCTCAGATCTGTTCAATGACCTGTAAAAGGTATCTTAACTGGGAGAATGACGAAGAGTTGAGCATTGGTTTACTTGCCTTAAATGAGGCCATCGACGGATTTGACACTAACGGAAAAGTAAAGTTTACCACCTATGCCCAGATGGTGATCAAGCGCCGTCTCATTGATTATTTTCGAGGGCAGGCTAAGTTTCAACGTGAGGTACTTACGACACCTCTTGAGGAAACCAATGAACTGGAAAGGGCCGCAGAGGCCCAGGCCTTTTTAAGTTACCAGGAAAGTAACTCCCAGGAGAGTCTGGTCCATTTGATAGATTATTACCGGAGCAGATTAGCAGTGTACGGGATAGATCTAAATGAACTACCTGAATATTCCCCAAAGCACAGGGACACCAGGGAATCCCTTCTCCAGGCTGCACTCGCTCTTGTTAATGACAGGGATATGCTAGATTTCTGGAAAAAAAACGGACAGCTCCCCCTGAAAGACTTGTGTGAGTCTACCGGTTTAAGTAGAAAGGTACTGGAGAAGGGGAGAAAATACGTAATTGCCCTGGCAGTAATTTTTACTGACTCCCGGTTAACTCCTTTAAAGCAATTCACTAATATTCCTTGA
- a CDS encoding S-layer homology domain-containing protein, giving the protein MKLAKSRFIVKLSSVALVFFMLLNMISFGGMNTALADETHTDHSTTVTEEVYAAPEEVPADINDSNSKSDSSAPSENEVTSDVSNSNNESGESPNDPVPTGDNGTGSETDIGDTGSNEGQVSLTPANGDSQETVTENEEGLGFIVSGKIYGIADSEQVQLMLMRGEDIFQEVTLEEGVVEFSFIDVPAGDYVFCVNINSVAAAMMPIKVEDSDVTADLHIKQITGVITGLEPGVNVSISLVQPGKDMSMDPMPLNLTAESQEINFTIKVVPGNYILKVSAPGYEEYLSEEILVGEEDVTLDPIEMVPTDDSDDDSSNDTGNDSSDNNDTTAPQGTFSNDQIQQAISQADEQISLTASTGADKVELTEAQLARLIEANKPVALSLNGVKFIFNPQILDVPRNSTVSFSAQAVSTGDINKLVEGTSFKLADKIYEFKIIVSDNGIEEEFSQYSEAIKVTMPVPEKYWQDTSHLTLDAFYLNEQESKVQPLQASHNVEERTLTFTTNHFSKYAILSRAGGVDNSGGESEDTSNESPVRDFTDTQGHWAQNDILEMAGKGLVSGYEDHAFRPEVNITRAEFTAILVRILKLEDKASITFKDVLPDQWYFESLAKAYQAGIVSGYSAEEFRPNEFITREQMAVMIANAMTYAKLDMQKIGHVTLDLEMFADKGRIAGWAKESVQKIMRANITKGIPLEGQLLFYPQKNASRAEATVMLLRLSRLF; this is encoded by the coding sequence GTGAAATTAGCTAAATCAAGGTTTATCGTGAAGTTAAGTTCTGTGGCTTTAGTATTTTTCATGCTGTTAAATATGATCTCTTTTGGTGGTATGAATACTGCTTTAGCTGATGAAACCCATACGGATCATAGTACCACAGTAACGGAGGAAGTCTATGCTGCCCCTGAAGAGGTACCTGCCGACATTAATGACAGTAACAGTAAAAGTGATAGTAGCGCCCCTAGTGAGAATGAAGTTACTTCTGATGTAAGCAATTCAAACAATGAAAGTGGTGAAAGTCCCAATGATCCCGTTCCAACCGGGGACAACGGCACCGGTAGTGAGACGGATATTGGCGACACTGGTAGTAATGAGGGGCAGGTTAGCCTTACGCCCGCAAATGGTGATTCCCAAGAAACAGTGACGGAAAATGAGGAAGGACTGGGCTTTATTGTCAGTGGAAAAATCTACGGGATAGCGGACAGCGAGCAGGTACAATTAATGTTAATGCGCGGAGAGGATATTTTCCAGGAAGTAACCCTGGAAGAAGGTGTGGTAGAATTCAGTTTTATAGATGTACCTGCAGGTGATTACGTTTTTTGTGTCAATATTAACAGTGTCGCGGCGGCCATGATGCCCATAAAGGTTGAGGATAGCGATGTCACTGCTGATCTGCATATTAAACAAATAACCGGTGTGATAACAGGACTGGAACCGGGTGTAAATGTCAGTATCTCTCTTGTGCAGCCTGGTAAAGACATGAGCATGGATCCTATGCCTCTAAACCTGACCGCAGAAAGCCAGGAAATAAATTTTACCATTAAGGTCGTCCCAGGAAATTATATTTTAAAAGTGTCGGCCCCTGGTTATGAGGAATATCTCTCAGAAGAGATTCTAGTAGGTGAAGAGGATGTTACTTTGGACCCTATAGAGATGGTCCCAACGGATGACTCGGATGACGATTCCTCTAATGACACAGGTAACGATTCCTCAGATAACAACGATACTACCGCACCTCAGGGCACCTTTTCCAATGACCAGATACAGCAAGCTATCAGCCAGGCTGACGAACAAATTAGCCTGACGGCAAGTACTGGTGCTGATAAGGTTGAGCTTACCGAAGCGCAACTAGCGCGATTAATTGAAGCAAATAAACCCGTAGCATTATCCTTAAACGGGGTTAAGTTCATTTTTAATCCCCAGATTCTGGACGTACCCCGGAACTCAACGGTGAGTTTTAGTGCCCAGGCAGTGAGTACAGGGGATATTAACAAACTTGTGGAAGGTACCTCCTTTAAACTGGCTGATAAGATTTATGAATTTAAGATAATTGTCTCTGATAACGGGATAGAGGAAGAATTTAGCCAATATAGTGAAGCTATTAAGGTAACAATGCCTGTGCCGGAAAAATACTGGCAGGACACATCACACTTAACCCTGGATGCCTTTTACCTTAACGAACAGGAGTCTAAAGTGCAGCCTCTGCAAGCCAGCCATAATGTTGAGGAAAGAACATTGACTTTTACCACTAACCACTTTAGTAAATATGCCATCTTGAGTAGAGCGGGAGGGGTGGATAATTCCGGCGGTGAAAGCGAAGATACTTCCAATGAAAGCCCCGTACGAGATTTTACAGATACTCAAGGTCATTGGGCTCAAAATGATATTTTGGAAATGGCGGGCAAGGGGTTGGTTAGTGGATATGAGGACCATGCCTTTAGACCGGAAGTAAATATCACAAGGGCAGAATTTACAGCAATCTTGGTAAGAATACTAAAACTTGAGGATAAAGCCTCAATTACTTTTAAAGATGTGTTGCCAGACCAGTGGTATTTTGAGAGCCTTGCCAAGGCCTATCAGGCAGGAATCGTCAGTGGTTATAGTGCGGAAGAGTTTAGGCCCAATGAATTTATTACACGGGAACAAATGGCGGTCATGATTGCAAATGCCATGACCTATGCAAAGTTGGATATGCAAAAAATCGGGCACGTAACATTAGACCTGGAGATGTTTGCAGACAAAGGACGCATTGCAGGCTGGGCTAAGGAGAGCGTTCAAAAGATTATGCGTGCTAATATAACGAAAGGTATTCCCTTAGAAGGGCAACTCTTGTTTTATCCGCAAAAAAATGCCAGTAGAGCTGAAGCAACAGTTATGTTATTAAGGTTAAGCCGCTTATTTTAA
- a CDS encoding sensor histidine kinase, whose amino-acid sequence MKFNSIVTKLWIIISVLTLLVMGISGAIQTSFIEKIYYHQQSQQLVAIGKKIINLTQIADNPELLDSKLDTISNIIDGNIMIIDKKNIVQSCEGWGKSAKDLLMDANNPHHSPLTEKDMEKLFQGEMVIHKGRNDYFDTDVLSVAVPVDDTESRIGAVIIHAPLNPLAGQLATLKIITVYTGVGGIVLATILSLLFSKRISQPLLDMSKTALAMASGDFSRRVTVKSNDEISLLANSLNTLSAQLQEKLAQLERLDRTRREFVTNLSHEMKTPLSIIQAFTEALQDNLAVDENEKKQYLNNISEEVQRLRRLVTEVLDLKKMEEGYDDFEKEYVDLRVIAESLQSKFCTLVEEKGIDLSFKIDKRIPLVFCNKDRIKQVLINLIDNALRHTPGGGQVLVTISTKANNVLIEVRDTGEGIPKDDLPMIWERFYKVDKSRTRVTGGTGLGLAIVKRIVEAHGGCIEVQSKPGEGTVFTIIIPCDK is encoded by the coding sequence ATGAAATTCAACAGCATAGTAACAAAACTTTGGATTATAATCTCTGTTCTGACCTTACTTGTCATGGGTATTTCAGGAGCTATTCAGACAAGTTTTATTGAAAAGATATACTATCATCAACAATCCCAGCAACTTGTGGCCATAGGGAAAAAGATTATTAATCTTACCCAAATAGCAGACAATCCTGAGCTTCTCGATTCAAAATTGGATACCATCTCCAATATAATCGATGGTAATATCATGATCATTGACAAAAAAAACATTGTGCAATCCTGTGAGGGTTGGGGAAAGAGTGCCAAAGATTTGTTAATGGATGCAAATAATCCCCATCATAGTCCCTTGACCGAAAAGGATATGGAAAAACTATTCCAAGGCGAGATGGTTATTCATAAAGGCAGGAATGACTATTTTGACACAGATGTTCTTTCCGTAGCTGTCCCTGTGGATGATACCGAAAGCAGGATTGGGGCAGTAATCATCCATGCACCCCTCAATCCATTGGCAGGACAACTGGCCACCCTAAAAATCATCACAGTTTATACAGGGGTGGGTGGTATAGTATTGGCCACTATTTTAAGCCTGCTTTTCTCAAAGAGAATCTCCCAACCCCTATTGGATATGAGTAAAACTGCTTTGGCTATGGCCAGTGGGGATTTTTCCCGTCGCGTAACAGTAAAGTCAAATGACGAAATAAGCTTGCTGGCCAACTCCTTGAATACCCTTTCTGCCCAACTCCAGGAGAAACTGGCTCAATTGGAGAGGCTTGACCGTACACGCCGGGAGTTTGTCACCAATCTGTCCCACGAAATGAAAACGCCACTTAGCATTATTCAGGCTTTTACGGAAGCTTTGCAGGATAACCTTGCCGTTGATGAAAACGAAAAAAAACAATATTTGAACAACATAAGTGAAGAGGTCCAACGATTAAGACGTTTAGTAACCGAAGTATTAGATCTTAAGAAAATGGAAGAGGGATATGACGACTTTGAGAAAGAATATGTAGATTTAAGAGTAATTGCTGAATCTTTACAGAGTAAATTTTGCACCCTGGTAGAAGAAAAAGGTATTGATCTATCATTTAAGATAGATAAACGAATACCACTGGTTTTCTGTAACAAAGACAGGATAAAACAGGTACTAATCAACCTCATTGATAATGCTCTACGTCACACTCCCGGAGGCGGGCAGGTATTAGTCACTATTTCTACGAAGGCAAACAATGTTCTCATTGAAGTGCGGGATACGGGTGAAGGAATCCCTAAGGATGATTTACCGATGATTTGGGAGCGATTTTATAAAGTAGACAAATCCCGCACACGGGTTACTGGGGGGACCGGTTTAGGCCTGGCCATTGTTAAGAGAATAGTTGAAGCCCATGGCGGATGTATTGAAGTGCAGAGCAAACCTGGTGAAGGTACCGTATTTACCATTATCATTCCTTGTGATAAGTGA
- a CDS encoding PspA/IM30 family protein, protein MGLLTRIKAILGAKMEKGLDAVENPKEMLDYSISQMEQSLKDMTRHTVEVATAKRKLEIQRDSNLANAKNYEELAQKALTMGQEELAREALNKKHQEEERTQVLTKQITALEEKLTIITKNQKEMRHKIELFRAKKEELKAVYDASQAQLKVKEILTSLGKESQNVAEIVERAEAKIKHTEARVQAIDHLLEEGVVEEILPLQENDVEQRLAKLSKDAAVEEDLKRLKAQMANKS, encoded by the coding sequence GTGGGATTGTTAACCAGAATTAAGGCAATTTTAGGAGCCAAAATGGAGAAAGGCTTAGATGCGGTGGAGAACCCGAAGGAAATGCTTGATTACAGTATTAGCCAGATGGAACAAAGTTTAAAGGATATGACCAGACATACCGTGGAAGTTGCCACTGCCAAACGGAAACTGGAAATACAGCGGGATTCTAACCTGGCTAATGCTAAGAATTATGAGGAATTAGCCCAGAAAGCGTTAACAATGGGGCAGGAAGAATTAGCCCGGGAAGCGTTGAATAAAAAACATCAGGAAGAAGAAAGGACACAAGTTCTCACTAAACAAATTACGGCACTAGAAGAAAAATTGACTATTATCACGAAAAACCAAAAGGAAATGCGGCATAAGATTGAACTGTTCCGTGCAAAAAAAGAAGAGCTTAAAGCTGTATATGATGCTTCCCAAGCCCAATTAAAGGTAAAAGAAATTTTAACTTCTCTGGGTAAGGAATCTCAAAACGTGGCAGAGATCGTAGAAAGGGCGGAAGCTAAAATCAAACATACAGAAGCCAGGGTACAGGCTATTGATCACCTTCTGGAAGAGGGGGTTGTGGAAGAAATCTTGCCCCTTCAGGAAAACGATGTTGAACAGCGTTTAGCCAAATTAAGTAAGGACGCTGCTGTGGAAGAGGATCTTAAGAGGTTAAAAGCTCAAATGGCTAATAAAAGTTAG
- a CDS encoding SHOCT domain-containing protein — protein MMGYGMMSFGMWFFMLLWWGVIIAGIFLAGYGLIQLFHNKKTEKNTPGNVALEQLKIRYAAGEISLEEYNERKQVLLS, from the coding sequence ATGATGGGTTATGGAATGATGAGTTTTGGTATGTGGTTTTTCATGTTGCTGTGGTGGGGTGTTATCATCGCAGGTATTTTCCTGGCAGGTTATGGTTTAATCCAGTTGTTCCACAATAAAAAAACAGAAAAAAACACCCCTGGCAATGTTGCTCTTGAGCAGTTGAAGATACGTTATGCCGCGGGGGAAATTTCTCTGGAAGAGTACAATGAAAGAAAACAAGTTCTTCTCAGCTAA